Within the Borrelia parkeri genome, the region TGATTTAAAACTTTTTGATAATAAAATAAATTTTGAAGGACAAATTCCTTTGGTTTTATATTCTGATAGCTTAGACTCTTTATTAGAAGCAGAAGCAAGTGTTGTTTTTGAATTAAAAGCCATTGAGCAAAACGATGTTTATCCTGATTCAGGATTAAAAGAATTGGGTGAGTTTAAAATTTATAATTCTTATTATGAGTTTTCAGACTGTTTGAATTATTGTAGTGATGTTATTTTAGTTAAAGTGTGCTTTAAGGATGATAGTTTAGTCATTGATGCAGACCTTGATAATATTGCACTTGTGAAGCAAATTATTAGTGATAATTTTTGTATTGCTAAAGATAAGATCATTATCAATCCTATTAATAATAATTGTGTTAATGTTTTGTTTTCAGTTTCTTTTAATGCTGTCTTACAAGGCATAATAATTGCTAAAAAACTTGGACTGAAGGTTAATGTTATTTATTATAAGAGACATTTTTTAATGTCACAATCTTTAAGCTTAAAGTTTTCAGCTGTCAATTATTTATCATCGGAAAATAGGCTTGATAAAATTATGTTAGATCTTGAAATCAACAGACCATTACACTTTTTATATAAGTTTTATTTTGATTACCTCAGGTATATTTTTGATAATTTATTTTTTGATGTGTGTATACATTTTAATTTTATATCGACTACAAGTAATGCTGTGTTTTTTTATGATAATTATTTTTTATTTGGAATCGCTGTTTATAATTTTATTTATTCAAATTTTTATAATCTTGCAGTTAGTTTGTCAATTGAACCTCTTAGTTATTTACTCAGCTATGTTAAGAGTGAATATAATGTTTTTTTTAAGCTTTTTAAAGAGATGGATTTGAAAAATTCTATCATGCGCAAGTCATCTTCTATAAGTTTAAAGAAAAAATATAATATTTTTGATGTGAGAAGAAAAGGTATAGGATTTGCCTTTTTAAATCTGGACTCTAATCTAGATTCTGCTCTCTTAGGTGGCAATCAAACTGTTTCTATGAGTTTACATAAGGATAAATTAGATATATTTATTCCTTATAAAATTATGGATATCAACTTAATGAACTATTTAAGGAATACTTTAGCTAGGACTTTTAGCTTATCTTATAGTAATGTAAATTTTATTGTTAGTGATGTTTGTATGGATGATGTTGGACTTTATAGTATGTTGATTAAAGAATCTTACATTATTGAAAGAGAAGTTTTGGCTATTAAGGATGTGCTTGTCATGATGATCGGTGAGAATTTTAAAGGAGAGTATCCTGTTGTAGCTGGTCAAGATTTTGTTATGGATATAGATAAGAAATTTAATGTTGCTTGTTCTCTTGAAATTGATATAGAAATATATTCTTTTAATATTGTGTTTAGTAATGTGAATTTTTTTGTTGAAAACGGTAAGTTTGATAAACTTAGGATAAATAATAAGCGTATATTTTCAATTTTTAGCTTGGCAGTTGATTATGTTTTTGGAAATATTACTTATGATATTGTTGATTCTGTGGATCTTGAGTTTATTGAAGATGGTGAATTTGTTTTTTCTTTTAGAATATTATTTATTGCATCTGTTTGTGCAATAAAAACAGCTTTAATCCAGGCTTTTGACTTCAATATCTGTAAGACCCCTATTGATCTTAAGGATATTTTAGATAATTGGAGTATACGAATTGATACTAATTAGTTTTAATTTAAATGGAGAGACTCTTTCAAAAAGTATTAAGCTTCCTTTAAGTACTAGAGAGCTTTTGATAAGTATTTTTTATTCAGGCAATCGAAATTTTATTGAAAATATGAATAAAAAATTCTCATTAGTGCTATTAGACTTAAAGCCTGTATATTCGTCTTTAGTTTCAGCCTTTATGTTAAATGGGCGTAGCATCATTACTGTTGAGGGATTGCAAAATACAACTTTTTATGAAACCTTAGTTAAGGTTTTATTAGAAAATGATTTTGGGTTTTGTACAAATTGTTTTTCATCTAATGCATTATTATTTTATTATCTTTTAAAACGTAAAGTTATAATTAGGACTGATATTTTAGGCTATTATCATACATTAAAGTGTAATTGTCTTGATGTTAATACTTTTTTAGATCTTTATTTGAGATTGGAAGAGTTAGAGAGGAAATGAGAGGTTTGAAGGTATATTATCCAGAAAATTTTAATACACTTGTTAATTTGTTTAAGGAAGATTCAAACAATTATATAGTTTATAATGAGATTGATTTTCATAAAAATGCTGAAATTTTTATGAAAAATGAAATTTCTGATAATTTTTTTATAATTAATAACTTTGAAAGATTTAATAAAGTTTCTCTTAAGAGTAATTTTTTGGAAATGGGACCATGTGTTACTTATGATACAATATTGCAATTTGGAGAGAGAAATATTCCAAGGTTATTTTATGAATTTATTTCAAGACTAAATGATAGGATATATCTGAATAGTATTAATATTGCTAATGGATTTTATTATAAAAACACAGTATTTGATTTATATCCTTTATTGTTAAGTCTTGATGCTCATCTTGAATTTAAAAATATTTTAACCAAAAGAACTTATACTTATAATGCTTACAGTATTAACAGGGATGATTATATACAAAGTCGCCATACTTTATTTTTAAGTAAATTAAAATTTCCAATCACAAATTTATGGAATAAGAGTTTTTGTAGCAGAATATTTGTTGATACTTTTTCATTTGATATTCTAAAAGAGGCAAACATTATTTTTATTTGCGTTCTTTTGAATATTAAAAGAGATATTATAAGTGATTTTTTGATGAAGATATTTTATAATGACAAGGTTATTACTTTAAGGGATTTTCAAGTTTTACTTCTTAATAAATCTTTACCTTTATCTTTAGTTGAAATTGAAGATTCTCTTAAGATGCTGGATAAAAATATTCGAGATGTTAAAAACTTTAGTTTAGGGGAGAGAAGTTTAAGACTTATAAAAAATTTTTATTTCGATATATTATCTAGTTTTTAGTCTTGTAAAAGTTAGCATTATTAAATAATTGCTGGTTTTTTGGCATAGTTTTAGTATAAAAGCAATAGAATTAATTTATCAATTTGTTTTTATGCATTATAATATTTATTTGTTAATAACTTAATCAAAAAATAATTATTCAAATAAGGGGCTTAAGTTTATGGTAAAAAAAGAAGCTACAATTAATGCTGTTAATGGCTTGCATGTTAGACCAGCGTCAACGTTTGTCAAAAAAGCTAAAGAGTATGCTAGTGATATAACTATTGAAGCTGATGGAAAATCTGTTAGTGGAAAAAGTTTATTTCGATTACAAACCTTAGAATTATCTTCTGGTAAGAAGCTTGTGGTTTGTGCTGATGGTGATGATGAAGAAAAGGCTGTTACTGAACTTGTTGAGCTCATTGAATCTTTTAAAGAATAGGTATGGAAGGTTTATATGACTTTATCGGGGAAAAGAATATCTAAAGGGATAGGTGTAGGAGAGGCTCTTTTTATTAAAAAGGATTTTGATAAATTTATTGATAAATCAAAAATTGCTTCTTTACAAATTGATGATGAGATAAAAAAATTTAATGATGCTAAATCAAAAGCTATATCTGCACTTAAAGAGCTTACAAAGAAGGCTGTGGCTCAACTTGGTGCTGATAAGGAAGGCATTTTTGAAGGACAGATATTAGTGATTGAGGATGATGAACTTTCTGATTCTGTTACAAGTTTTATTAAGAATGAAAATTATTGTGCTGCTTATGCTGTTTATCTGTCTTTTAAAGAATTAATTGCGAGTGTAGAAGAATATACAGATGCTTATTTAAAAGAGAGAGCTTCTGATTTTAAAGATATTAGAAATAGGCTTATTTCAAATATTTTAGATCAGGTTACTGATCTCTCTGAGGTTAAAAGAGATGTGGTTCTGATTACTGAAGAATTAACACCTTCTGATACAATGCAGGTTGATTTAAGTTATGTTAAGGGATTTGTGACTACAGTTGGTGGTGAGACTTCTCATGCTGCTATTTTGGCAAGGACAATGGGACTTCCTGCTCTTGTGATGACACCTTTGGATATTACTAAAATTAAAGAAGGTGAGCAGTTGATAATTGATGGATTGTCTTCAATAATTATTGGTAATCCTTCATCCAGTGAACTAGATAAATATGCACATAAGATATTAGAGTATAATGAGTATGAGAGAGAGCTTTTCGCATTAAAAAACCAAGATGCAAAGACAAAAGACGGTATTAAAATATCTCTGAAGGCTAATATTGGAACTCCTACAGATGTTTTTTATGTTAATAAATATGGGCTTGATGGTATAGGGCTTTTTAGGACAGAATTTTTATATATGGAGTCTGTAAAGCCTCCAACAGAGGATGAACAATTTGAGGCCTATAAGAGAGTTGTAGACACTATTGAGAAAAAAAGTGTTGTTACTATTCGTACTCTTGATATTGGAGGAGATAAGGAGATTCCATATTTTAAATTCCCAAAGGAAGATAATCCTTTTCTAGGGTATCGTGCTCTTAGGATGTATATGGACTATGAGGATTTAATACAAAGTCAATTTAATGCCATTTTTAGGGCTAGTCATTATGGCAAGATAAGAATCATGGTTCCTATGCTTACTAGATATGAGGAACTTGATATAGTGAATTATTTTATAAATAAAGCTAAAACAAATTTAAAGTCTAGGAATTTGCCTTTTGATGAAAATTTGGAAGTCGGATGTATGATAGAAGTTCCTTCAGCAGCTTTAATGGCATCTGACTTTGCTAACAAATTGGATTTCTTTAGTATTGGTACTAATGATTTAACCCAATATACTTTGGCTGTAGATCGGGGTAATCAAAAGATATCAAATTTATACGATAAATATAATCCTGCTGTATTAAGGCTGATTAAGAACGTTCTTGATGCTGGTAATAATTTTAACATTGATGTTTCTGTTTGTGGTGAGCTTGGAGGAGATGAGGCTGGAGCTTTAATTCTTATTGGGCTTGGATTTAGATCTTTAAGTATGGTTCCTAGTTCTTCACTTAGAATTAAGTATTTGCTAAGCAAATATACAATATCTGACTTAAGTGAATTGGCAAATAAAGTATTAAATAGTAAGTTAGAATCAGAGACTTTAAAATTTTTAGATAAATATATAGGAGATTAGTTTATGGGTTTTTTGGGTTTTTTTAAAAAGTCCGCTACTTTGGATTTAATAGCGCCTGTTAGTGGAAAAGTTGTTTCAATTGATAAAGTGCCAGATGAAGCTTTTGCTGAGAAGATAGTTGGTGACGGAATTGCAATTATGCCAACTGGAAGTGAGTTAGTTGCACCTTGTGATGGAAATATTGGTAAAATTTTCAAAACTAACCATGCTTTTAGTCTTGAAACTAAAGAAGGTGTTGAAATTTTTGTGCATTTTGGTATTAATACTCTTAATTTGAATGGTAAGGGTTTTACAAGAGTTGCCGAGGAGGGTATGAGCGTCAAACAAGGTGATGTTATTATTAGACTGGACCTTGAGTATTTAAAGGCTCATGCAGAGTCAGTAGTTACGCCTGTTGTTATTGCAAATTCTGATGAGGTTTCAAGCATTGAGTATGTGTTTGGAAAACTTGATGATGGTTCTGAGTATATTGTACCTTCTTCTACTATTTTAACTGAAGACATTAAAACTAAGATATCTCAGACTAAACCTGTTGAGGCAGGCAAAGATTTGGTTCTTAGAGTTAAAAAGTAAGTTCGCAAGCTTATGCTTGCGAACTTACTCTCTTTATATGTTTTGCTCTAACATTTCATTTATTATGTTTATAAATTGACGTGGGTTTTTGCTTTGTAGACCGGAAGTTATCATTGCTTCTTCAAAAAGAATAATGCTTATTTTTTCCAAGTTTACATCATCTAGATTTTTTAAATTTTGAATGATTTTATTGTTTGGATTGAGTTCAAGAATAGGTTTTATTTCTTTAACCTCTTGTCCCATTGATATCATAATTCTTTGCATTTGATAAGTGGGGTCAGCACTATCAATTATTATTGCTGATGGTTCTTGTGTTAACGTTGCTGATAGTGACACATCTTTGACATGATTTTTAAGTATTGTTTTTACTTTGAGTAGGATGTCTTTGAATTCTTCTTCCATTTGTTTGAAATTTTCATCTTTTAGTTCGTCACTTGTTTCGTTTTTGTTTATTGCTTTTAACTTTATGCCATCATATTCTGTGATGAAATTTAAAATAGCCTCATCAAGTTCATCATCCATAATGAGAGTTTCATATCCTTTTTCTTTGTAAGCAGTTACAATTGGATTGATTTTAAGTATATTTTCTCTCCCTCCGGTTATATAGTATATGCTTTTTTGTTCCTCAGGCATTCTATCTTTGTATTCTCTTAAAGATACAAGTCCGTCTACGTGAGAAGACTTAAATCTAATTAAGGATATAAGTTTGCTTCTGTTATCAAAGTCAGAATAAACTCCTTCTTTTAAACATCTTCCAAATTCTTTGGAAAATTCATTGAATTTAGAATTATCTACCTCACTTAGCTTTTCAAGTTCACTAAGTATTTTCTTTACAGAAGATGCCTTTATTTTGGCCAATATTTTGTTTTGCTGTAAAATTTCTCTACTTACATTGAGGGGCAAGTCTTGACAATCTATTATTCCCTTTATGAATCTTAAGTAATTTGGAAGTAAGCTGTCTGCAGAATCTGTGATAAAAATTCTATTTATAAATAGTTTTACACCAGGTTTAGTGTTTGGGTAGTACAGATCATAGGGAGCTTTGCTTGGAACATAAAAAAGATTTGTATACTCAATACTTCCCTCTGCTTTTGTATGAATATGAATTAATGGATTTTCATAATCAAAGGTTAGATTTTTATAAAATTCATTGTATTCTTCATCAGTTATTTCATTTTTATTTTTTATCCAAATTGCTGTTGTATCATTTAATTTATCTTCCTTTTCTTCAAATCCTTCTTGTTTGCCATCCTTCATCAAGGGTTCTTTATACTTGATGAAGATAGGATAACTTATGTGATTTGAATATTTTTTGATAATCTCTTGGATTTTCCATTTGTTGGTATATTCAATTCCTTCTTCGTTAAGATAAAGGGTTATTTCAGTTCCATGTTCATCTTTTTCTGTCTTATTTATTTCATATCCTGTTTTGCCGTCACTGGACCAGAGATAGGCAATATCTTCCAATGCTTTTTTTGTTACAAGTTCAACTTTGTCTGCGACAATAAAAGCACTGTAAAATCCAACTCCAAACTGTCCAATTAAGCTTGCAGTATTTTTCTCATCTTTTTTTAGGTTATTTATAAATTCTTTAGTTCCTGATTTTGCAATTGTACCAAGATGGTTAATCAGGTCTTCTCTGTTCATCCCAATACCATTGTCTTTTATTTTAATGAGTTTTTCATCAAAGCTTATTTCTATTTTTGGATCTAGTTTGATATCCTTGAATTTTTCGTTTGTTAAGTTTAAAAATTTAAGCTTATCAATGGCATCAGAGGCATTTGATATTAATTCTCGTAAAAATATTTCTTTATGAGAATAAAGAGAATGTATGATTAAATAAAGTAAATCATTAACCTCTGTATCAAATTGTTTTTTCATAGAATTCTCCTGTCTTGCATTTGTTTTAATCTTTACTTTTTTTATAATATAACATAATCTAAAAATAATGAATAAAGTAAATTTGTCTGTAATAAAAAATTAGGGTAGAGGATAGTACAATGGATATTGGTATTTATGGGCTAGGAGTTATGGGAAGTAATTTAGCGTTAAATATTGCTGATAGCGGTTTTAATGTTTCTGTTTATAATAGAGATAATGATAAAACAGAAGTTTTCCTTGTAAACAATGCTCATAAAAAGATTAATGGATTTAAAAATATTGAGGATTTTATTGGAAATTTAAAGAAACCTAGAAAAATTATTTTAATGATATCAAGTTCAGCTGTTGATGAAGTCATTGAACAAATTTTACCTTTAGTTGAAAAATTCGATATTATTATTGATGGTGGAAATTCTCATTATAAAGATACAATAAAAAGAGAGAAAGAATTATCTTCTAAGGATATTTATTTTGTTGGACTTGGAATTTCAGGTGGTGAAAAGGGTGCAAGATTTGGACCTTCGTTGATGTATGGTGGGAACAAAAAAGCTTATGGATTAATTGAGCCTATTTTAAATAAAGTAGCTGCTAAGACAAATATGGGAGATATTTGTTCTGCTTATGTTGGTGAGAGTGGAGCTGGACATTATGTAAAGATGGTTCACAATGGAATTGAATATGCAGATATGCAACTCATTGGTGAAACATATTTCTTTATGCAGAGAGCTTTTAATTTAGATAATTTAAAAATTTCCGAAGTATTTGACAAGTGGGGAGAAGGTGATCTCTCTAGTTATTTAATAGAGATAACATCTAAAATTTTAAAATATAAGGAAAATAATGAATATTTACTTGATAAAATTTTAGATGTTGCAAATCAAAAAGGTACTGGGAAGTGGGTATCAATTGAAGCTTTGCAATTAAATGTGCCAGCGAATTTAATTTTTGAGTCTGTGTTTGCAAGGTTTTTGTCGGGATTAAAACATGAACGAGTAATTGCTAGTGATATTCTTAAAATGGACGTGGATTCTGTTGAATTTGATTTGAGTGATTGGATTTTAGACCTATATTATGCTCTTTTAGTTTCCAAAATATTAGCTTATGCTCAGGGTTTTATGATGCTTAAGAGTGCATCTGTTAATTATTCTTGGGACTTGAACTTGGGAAAGATTTCTTTGATTTGGAGAGAGGGTTGTATAATTAAAAGTGTTTTCTTAGAGAAGATTAAATTGGCTTATGATAAGAATCCACATCTTATTAATTTAATTTTTGATGATTATTTTTTAGATATAATAAGAAATCATCATAAGTCTTTAAGGCGAATAGTCTCAAAGGCTAGTGAAATTGGGATACCTTTGCCAGCATTTTATGCAAGTCTGTCTTTTCTAGATTCTTATTCTACTAATTATTTACCAGCCAATTTAATTCAGGCTCAAAGAGATTTCTTTGGTGCACATAGTTTTGAAAGAATTGATTCAAAGAGAGGTGAATTTTTCCATAGTACTTGGGAATGATTTGAGATTAGTATTTAAATATAATATTTAATGAATATTCCACCTATTATATTTGTTTTAAGTCCTGCATAGAGATAATGATATGCAATGGATTTTGCGTTTGATACAAATTCTATTGAAGGTGCTATTTTAAGACCTACTTCTATTTGTTCTGTTAAATCATAAAAAATAGCTATTGGAATTCTAAATCCAAATCCTATTTCCATGTTTATGAAATTTGATTTGTTAGATGATATGTGTATATTTCCCCCAATTCCTGTTCCAATAGATAATTTTTCTATTAATGGTATTGTTAATATTAGATCTAAGGCTGAGAGTACAAATATGTTAAAGTCATATTTTTTTGATTTGAGTTTGCCTTTTGACAGATTAATACCATTAGTTCCTCCATAACCTATTTCAAGATCTATAAATGGGAATGACATAATATAATTAAATATTGGGTTTCCAATGCTTCCTCCAAATCCTATTTTTCTATCTGAATATGAGCTTCTTCCAAATGCACTGACCCATATGTTTAGTGTTAGTATTGCTATTAGCACTAATTTCTGCATTAAATCTCCAATAATTAATGTTTCTATATCATTATATTTGATTTTTGATGATTAATAAAATTTTATGGGATGAATTCTGTTGATTTAATTTTTATTTAAAATTTGAAGTGTTTATAATTCTGTTTATTTTTATGCAAACCAAAGTCTCATACCAAGACCAGCAAATGCTTCCCATTTTTGTTGTGGATTGCCACCACCAATACCCCAAATATTGATACCCGGTCCTGTTTTTAAGAATATGTCAAAATTTTTTTTGATAATTGGTAAATTTAGGGTGAGCGATATTCTAATTCCTATATTTGTTGAATTATACGTTTTGCGGGTATTTTGCCATTCAGGTATCCACCATAACCCATAAATTCCAATTCCCAGTGAAGCATCTATCGCTTTAGATTGTTCTGACGAATCTGATGAGAGTGCAGTAAACTCTAGGGAAACAAATAATGTATTGAAATTGTTGAATAAATTTTTTAATCCGTTATAAATTCCAATTTCTATTGTGATATTTTTACCTAAAACCAGTTGAAATGCGTTTGATAATGGCCCTAATATTCCAATTCCGAAATAACCTTTATTTGTGTGTGACTCTTTTGCTGAAACATTAAAGTAGTTTATTAGTAGTAAGATTAAGATTGTTTTTTTCATGTACTTATAAATCCTCTCATTTTTTAAGTATATACTCGATTGTTTTCAAAGGGAAGTAATAGTATGAATTGTCATATTTAAATAAAATTATATATATAATTTCAGTTTGTTTTTAAGTTATGCAATCAATTTTGTTATTGATGATTTTCAATATACATATCATTTAAATCGTGTATGATTTTTGGGATAATAGCAGTTTTTTGGGAGTGGGATTATTTGATGTTTTTAAGCATATATTGAAATTTTATTTTGATATTTTACTTAATTTGTCAAGAGAAATACTTAAGTATTTCTCTTGATATGATAAGCAGTTATTTTTATGCAAACCAAAGTCTCATACCAAGTCCGGCAAATACTTCCCATCTAAATCCAACTCCTCTACTCCAAATATTTAATCCAAGACCAGGTGCTACTTTTAAAAATATATCAAATTTTTTTCTGGCTATTGCAAGATTTAAGATCAGTGGTAATCTTGCTCCTAAGCTCATTGGACCACTATTTATTTTATTGTTGCTCCATCTTGAGAACCATATTGTTCCATATCCACCGCCTCCAATAGCAAAGTCTAGCATGTTATCTGCTCTTGAAAAGGTATGTATGTAAAAGATGTAGTCTATTGCAAGGAATAAAGTTTTCCAATCCTGAAAAAAGTTGTTTGTTCCACTGTAGGCACCTAAGTCTATATCAAAATTTCCAATATTGAATTCTAATGCAATTGGGAATGGCAGTAAAATCCCCATACCGAATTTGTTTCTTGCTGTTGATGTTGAATTTGCAAAAGCAGATATTGATGCTAACATAAACATTAAGGCAAGCATGTTCTTTTTTTTCATAAGTTTTTTTCCTTTATTATAAAATATAATATGAATTTTAATTCTGGATTGACATAATTCAATAGGTTTGTAATAAAGATAAATCGTTTATTATCATTTATTGTTTATCCAATTTTGTTCATACTCAAGTATTCCTTTTATGGAAAATTGTTATATTTGACTAATAAGAGTGAGTTTTAATAATTCAGGACCATTGTGAAAGTTTAATTATGTTTTGCCTGGATTGTTTCAAATGTTCTTTTGTGAGTGTTATTTATAGAGACCAAGTTATTAGGTATTATTGTTTCTAGTAACTTAAGGTGATGAACATTGATATTTTTACTTATATTATGTATGACATTTGAACATTATTTTATATTTGTTTAGTATTGAAATTTTTGATTTATAATTTATACATGAGAATATGTAAGATATGTGAGGTTTGAATAAAACTTATGGAGTGTTCTTATATTATTAGTTATATTATTAAGAGGCATTTATGAAATTAGAAACCGATTTACAGGGTACATTAAATCAGTATCTTTTGTTTAGTTTAGATGAGCTTTATGCGATTGAAATTAAATATGTTGTTGAGGTCTTAGAGTATACTAAAATCTCAAAAATACCAAGAACCCCTGATTATATGGCAGGGATAATCAATAATAGAGGAAAAATAGTTCCAGTAATTGATATTAGAAAGCAATTTGGTATGCAAGATCGTAAAGTTAGTGATGATGGGCTTAAGAAAAAAGACGTTGATATTTCGAATATCATCATATTAAATCTGATATATGAAGGTGATGAATTGAATCTTGGAATTTTAGTAGATTATGTTAATGAGGTTCTTGAGCTAAATTTATCCGATATTGATGAGGCTCCAAAGATTGGTACAGGATTTAATTCGAGATTTATATCTGGCATTGGTAAGCTTAATAATAAATTTATTATTATTCTTAATGTAAAAAATCTATTTGATATTAAAGAACTTTCCAGTTTTAAAAATACTACAATATATGATCCTAATTGTGATCAATAGGAGTTTTACGTGTTATGATTTATAATCCAGAAGGAGAACTTGTAGTAAACAGCATCTTTAAAGTTAAAGAAGATCTTTTAAATATTCTTAAAGAGATGAAAGAAAAAGAGACGCTGGTAATGAATCTTTCAAATGTGGAGAAAATAGATGTTACTTTTATACAAATTTTGTATGCTTCCAATAAATATGCTAAAGATAGGAACTTATTTATAAAGATAGAATATCCATCCGATGAGGTTTTAAGTTCATTGATATATGGTGGATTTTTAAATGATATTGAGGATATTGATCACTTAGATTTAGGCCTTAGTTTAATTGAATTTTAGTTTTATGTATTTAAGGGCAGTTTATGAATAGTAGTGATATGATAGATAAATTTAAAGATTCTTTTAAAGAGGAGTCTATAGAGAATATTTCAGATATTGAGCATGCACTTCTTAATATTGAGTTTGAATCCGGAAAAGAGGTTATCAATTCTATTTTTAGAAATTTTCATACAATCAAGGGTAGTGCAGGAATGTTTGGTTTTAATTTAACAGCTTCTCTTGTGCATGAAATAGAAACGGTCCTTGATCCTATAAAAGAAGGTTCTGATGAATTTAATCAGGATACTGTTGATGCTACTTTAATGGCAGTTGATTTTATTCGTGAACTAATTGAAGGAGATGAGGCTATTGATGAGAGTTCATATAAAGATCGTGAAAAAATTTTGATAGATACAATCAAAAAAGGATTTGGACTTGGTGTTAGGTTAAA harbors:
- a CDS encoding DUF3996 domain-containing protein, whose amino-acid sequence is MKKKNMLALMFMLASISAFANSTSTARNKFGMGILLPFPIALEFNIGNFDIDLGAYSGTNNFFQDWKTLFLAIDYIFYIHTFSRADNMLDFAIGGGGYGTIWFSRWSNNKINSGPMSLGARLPLILNLAIARKKFDIFLKVAPGLGLNIWSRGVGFRWEVFAGLGMRLWFA
- a CDS encoding STAS domain-containing protein; its protein translation is MIYNPEGELVVNSIFKVKEDLLNILKEMKEKETLVMNLSNVEKIDVTFIQILYASNKYAKDRNLFIKIEYPSDEVLSSLIYGGFLNDIEDIDHLDLGLSLIEF
- a CDS encoding chemotaxis protein CheW, with protein sequence MKLETDLQGTLNQYLLFSLDELYAIEIKYVVEVLEYTKISKIPRTPDYMAGIINNRGKIVPVIDIRKQFGMQDRKVSDDGLKKKDVDISNIIILNLIYEGDELNLGILVDYVNEVLELNLSDIDEAPKIGTGFNSRFISGIGKLNNKFIIILNVKNLFDIKELSSFKNTTIYDPNCDQ